A single region of the Streptomyces sp. NBC_01803 genome encodes:
- a CDS encoding M20/M25/M40 family metallo-hydrolase, whose amino-acid sequence MSAEDEVVGLCQDLIRIDTSNYGDHSGPGERAAAEYVAERLAEVGLEPRIFESHPGRASTVARIEGEDPSRPALLIHGHTDVVPADAADWTHHPFSGEIADGCVWGRGAVDMKDMDAMTLAVVRDRLRSGRKPPRDVVVAFLADEEAGGVYGARYLVDRHPELFEGVTEAISEVGGFSFTVNENLRLYLIETAQKGMHWMRLTVEGTAGHGSMTNKDNAITELCEAVARLGRHKFPVRVTKTVRAFLDELSDALGTELDPEDMEETLAKLGGIAKIIGATLQNTAAPTQLGAGYKVNVIPGTATAHVDGRFLPGFEDEFLADLDRVLGPRVKRVDMHSDKALETSFDGSLVEAMRSALVAEDPVARAVPYMLSGGTDAKSFDDLGIRCFGFAPLKLPPELDFAGMFHGVDERVPVDGLRFGARVLDRFLDQC is encoded by the coding sequence TCCGCATCGACACCAGCAACTACGGCGATCACTCCGGGCCCGGCGAGCGCGCCGCCGCCGAGTATGTCGCCGAGCGGCTCGCCGAAGTCGGGCTCGAACCGCGGATCTTCGAGTCGCACCCGGGCCGGGCCTCCACCGTGGCGCGGATCGAGGGCGAGGACCCGTCGCGGCCCGCGCTGCTCATCCACGGGCACACCGACGTCGTGCCCGCCGACGCCGCCGACTGGACCCACCACCCGTTCTCCGGCGAGATCGCCGACGGATGCGTCTGGGGCCGGGGCGCGGTCGACATGAAGGACATGGACGCGATGACCCTCGCCGTCGTCCGCGACCGGCTGCGCTCGGGGCGCAAGCCGCCGCGTGACGTCGTCGTCGCCTTCCTCGCCGACGAGGAGGCGGGCGGTGTCTACGGCGCGCGGTATCTGGTGGACCGTCACCCCGAGCTGTTCGAGGGCGTGACGGAGGCGATCAGCGAGGTCGGCGGCTTCTCGTTCACCGTCAACGAGAACCTGCGGCTGTACCTGATCGAGACCGCCCAGAAGGGCATGCACTGGATGCGCCTGACCGTGGAGGGCACCGCCGGCCACGGTTCGATGACGAACAAGGACAACGCCATCACCGAGCTGTGCGAGGCCGTCGCCCGCCTCGGCCGGCACAAGTTCCCGGTGCGGGTGACCAAGACGGTCCGGGCGTTCCTCGACGAGCTCTCCGACGCGCTCGGCACCGAGCTGGACCCGGAGGACATGGAAGAGACGCTGGCCAAGCTCGGCGGCATCGCCAAGATCATCGGCGCGACGCTGCAGAACACCGCCGCCCCCACCCAGCTCGGCGCCGGGTACAAGGTCAACGTCATCCCCGGCACCGCGACCGCGCACGTCGACGGGCGGTTCCTGCCCGGCTTCGAGGACGAGTTCCTCGCCGATCTCGACCGCGTCCTCGGCCCGCGGGTGAAGCGCGTGGATATGCACTCCGACAAGGCGCTGGAGACGTCGTTCGACGGGTCCCTGGTCGAGGCCATGCGGTCCGCGCTGGTGGCCGAGGACCCGGTCGCGCGCGCCGTCCCGTACATGCTGTCCGGGGGTACGGACGCGAAGTCGTTCGACGACCTGGGCATCCGCTGCTTCGGGTTCGCGCCGCTGAAGCTGCCACCGGAGCTGGATTTCGCCGGGATGTTCCACGGGGTGGACGAGCGGGTGCCCGTGGACGGGCTGAGGTTCGGCGCGCGCGTGCTCGATCGTTTCCTCGATCAGTGCTAG
- a CDS encoding chaplin: MIKKVVATAAVTGSLMMAGAGLAVADSGADAKAAAVGSPGIISGNDVQVPIGIPVDLCNNTINIVALLNPAFGSTCVNA, translated from the coding sequence ATGATCAAGAAGGTCGTCGCCACCGCGGCCGTTACCGGCAGCCTGATGATGGCCGGAGCCGGCCTGGCTGTGGCGGACTCCGGTGCCGACGCGAAGGCCGCCGCGGTGGGTTCCCCCGGCATCATCTCCGGCAACGACGTTCAGGTCCCGATCGGCATCCCGGTCGACCTGTGCAACAACACGATCAACATCGTCGCCCTGCTGAACCCCGCCTTCGGCAGCACCTGCGTCAACGCCTGA
- a CDS encoding chaplin — translation MRQVTKKGLITVAAAGGLLAFATGSPQAAGADADGAAVGSPGVASGNNVQIPVGVPVNACGNTVNVVGALNPTFGNSCANVDGGGQSGSEAPAPAPGEDEGGSEAASGSSGAEAEGAAVGSPGVASGNNVEVPVGVPVNACGNTVDVVGVLNPAFGNECVNTGGGQQPHEPEQPGEPEEPGEPEEPGEPEEPEVPAEPGPGGQPDEGTAPDDEAPADSEEPEHEPADEAVQPQGGQLAETGDDLAMSGALPVGAGLLVGGVVLYQRGRMARRR, via the coding sequence ATGCGACAGGTCACGAAAAAGGGCCTGATCACCGTAGCCGCCGCCGGCGGCTTGCTGGCCTTCGCGACCGGCTCGCCCCAGGCGGCCGGCGCGGATGCCGACGGCGCGGCGGTCGGTTCACCCGGCGTCGCGTCGGGCAACAACGTCCAGATCCCGGTCGGCGTGCCGGTCAACGCCTGCGGCAACACCGTCAACGTGGTCGGCGCGCTGAACCCGACCTTCGGCAACAGCTGTGCGAATGTCGACGGCGGCGGTCAGAGCGGCAGCGAGGCCCCGGCCCCGGCTCCGGGTGAGGACGAGGGCGGCTCCGAGGCGGCGTCCGGCTCCAGCGGCGCCGAGGCCGAGGGCGCGGCGGTCGGTTCACCCGGCGTCGCGTCGGGCAACAACGTCGAGGTCCCGGTCGGCGTGCCGGTCAACGCCTGCGGCAACACCGTCGATGTCGTCGGCGTGCTGAACCCGGCGTTCGGCAACGAGTGCGTGAACACCGGCGGCGGCCAGCAGCCGCACGAGCCGGAGCAGCCAGGAGAGCCGGAGGAGCCAGGAGAGCCGGAGGAGCCAGGAGAGCCGGAGGAGCCGGAGGTCCCGGCCGAGCCGGGTCCCGGCGGCCAGCCGGACGAGGGGACCGCTCCGGACGACGAGGCCCCGGCCGACTCGGAGGAGCCGGAGCACGAGCCGGCGGACGAGGCGGTCCAGCCCCAGGGCGGGCAGCTCGCCGAGACGGGCGATGACCTGGCCATGAGCGGCGCGCTGCCTGTCGGCGCCGGTCTTCTGGTCGGTGGCGTAGTGCTCTACCAACGCGGCCGAATGGCCCGTCGGCGCTGA
- a CDS encoding DUF5703 family protein, producing MPEYEFRDVYVPRGVSRAAATRLLTEHAEYGHWELARLRLYPDGSRQVRLRRRIIRQLRPTW from the coding sequence ATGCCGGAATACGAGTTTCGCGATGTGTACGTGCCGCGGGGGGTCTCTCGCGCGGCAGCCACCCGTCTGCTGACGGAGCACGCCGAGTACGGACACTGGGAGCTGGCCCGGCTCCGCCTGTATCCGGACGGCAGCCGCCAGGTGCGCCTGCGGCGCCGGATCATCCGCCAGCTCCGCCCCACATGGTGA